CTCCTTTAGAATAAATTTAAATTACCACGTCCCTCGGGACGTGAGGGTTTTATCAGGCAGCTAATACCTTGATTAGTTTATAAAGTTCCCGGTCTAAGGCTCTTTGTTTTTTAAGTTGGTAAATGGGAGAATCTAAGGGTACTATTTTTACCTGATCGTTTACCATCGCGGCCATTTTATCGGTTTCTTTGTCAATCAAGGCTTCAACAGCTCCCATTCCCAATCTAGCGGCTAATATTCTGTCAAAAGCAGTAGGGGAACCTCCTCTTTGCACATGGCCTAATGTTGTCGCCCGGGTTTCATAACCGGTTTCCTGCTCAATTAATTCAGCGATATCAGAGCCTTTGGCTATACCTTCGGCAACTATTATAATCCAGCTTACCTTTCCCCTTTTACGGCCAATTGTTATATCCCTGCACATCTTGTCAGTATCATATTCTGTAGCAGGAATCAGCACGTCCTCTGCTCCCCCGCTTAAGCCTACCCGTATCGCAATATAACCCTCTTTCCTCCCCATCACCTCAACAACAAATATTCTTTCTAAGGAAGTTGCCGTATCCCTGATTTTATCAATTGCTTCTAAAGCTATATTCACGGCAGTATCTGAACCAATTGAATAATCTGTCCCGTTTATATCATTATCTATAGTAGCCGGAATACCGATGGTGGGAACATGCCATTTTGTGTTTAGAATATGCGCGCCTTTAAATGTCCCCTCTCCACCGACAGTAATCAAACCGTCTATTTTATTTTTCTTTAAAGTATCTACAGCCTTTTTCTGGCCTTGTTCATTCATAAATTCAGCAGAGCGAGCTGTTTTCAAAAACGTTCCACCGCGGCCGATAATATTGCTTACACTGTTTAACTTTAACTGTTTTATACCGCCATTTATCAGACCGCCGTAACCCCGAAAAACGCCAAATACCTCCAGGCCTTTAAATATACCGCATCTAACCACACTGCGTATACAGGCGTTCATCCCCGCGCAATCACCACCACTTGTTAAAACAGCAATCCGTTTTATCATACCACCTACCTGATTTCTCAAATGACCAAGGTAAATCACAAATTACAAATCCATCCTCCGTAGCAGTAGCCTGCTACTGCGGAGGACGGGCAAATTACTATCGAATAATGAAAATACTACCAAATCCAAATACTACAAAATCCAAAATAAATCCAAAATCCCAAATCCAAAATTCTCTTTTTTTGGGATTTGGAAATTGGGATTTGTCTGGTAGTATTGGCAGTATTTGGATTTTGGATTTAATTAAGTTCCTATTTCCCAGGACGACAGATACTTTTTCTGCTCTTCGGTTAAAGTATCTATCTTTGTTCCCATTGCCTTAAGTTTCAATCGGGCTATCTCTGAATCTATTTTTTCGGGTACCCTATAAACCCTTGGGGACAATTTTGAGCCTTTCTTTTTTATAAACTCAGCCGATAATGCCTGATTGGCAAATGACATATCCATAACCGAAGCAGGATGCCCTTCGGCAGATACCAGGTTTATCAACCTTCCTTCCCCCAGCAAATTAATCTTCTTCCCGCTCTTTAAAATATATTCGTGTATAAAGTTTCTGATTATCCTTTTTCTTTTACTTATTTTTTCAAGCCCTTCAATATCTATCTCCACATTAAAATGTCCGGCATTAGCCACTATAGCCCCATCTTTCATTAATTTAAAATGTTTCTCTCTTATAACCTTTAAATCACCGGTCAGGGTAACAAAAATATCCCCTATTTTTGCCGCGTTTGTTATCGGCAAAACCCTGTATCCGTCCATTATTGCTTCCAAGGCCCGCAAAGGATCCGTCTCGGTAACTACAACATTCGCGCCCATACCCTTTGCCCTCATAGCTACTCCCCTGCCGCACCAGCCATAACCACATACCACAAAGATCCTGCCGGCGATCAAAATATTTGTAGCCCGCAAAATGCCGTCGATGGTAGACTGACCGGTTCCATATCTGTTATCGAATAAATGCTTTGTAGCCGCGTCATTAACGGCAATTACCGCAAACAAAAGCTTATTTTCCCGCTCCAGGCTCCTGAGCCTGATCACCCCGGTAGTGGTTTCTTCGGTCCCGCCAATTGGCAATTGATAATCAGCGGTTGATGATTGATAATTTTTATGAATAGTTGAGATCAGGTCTGCGCCGTCATCCATGGTAATATCCGGCTTAATCTTAAGTAAGCTATCTATATGAGAATAGTAAGTTTTTGGGCTTTCGCCCCTAATCGCAAATACGGGAATTTGCCAGTCTTTTACCAAACAAGCAGTTACATCATCCTGGGTGCTGAGTGGATTTGAAGCGCATAAAACTACCCTGGCTCCGCCGGCCTTCAAAGTAATTGCTAAATTGGCAGTTTCGGTAGTTACGTGGAGACAACAGGCAATCTTCGTGTCTTTAAGCGGCTTCTCTTTTTTAAATCTCTTTTTTATTAACTCCAAAACCGGCATTTGACTGACTGCCCACTGAATACGTAAACTTCCTTTTTTGGCTAATTTTATGTCTTTAATATCATAATTATTCAATGTTAATCTCCTTTTTCGTATTGCGTCGTGCGTGATGCGTATTGCGTTAAAAATCTTTTTACGCAATACGCAATACGCACGACAAATTATGCGGCTTTAGCAAGTATCCCGGCTTTATCGGTCTCTTCCCAGGTAAATCCTTCTTCCAGCCGGCCAAAATGACCGTAGCAGGCTGTTTTTTTATAAATCGGCCGGCGGAGTTTAAGGTCTTTTATTATCCCCCGTGGAGTAAGGTCAAAATTATCCCAAATAAGTTTTTTTATCTTTGCCTCACTGATTTTGCCAGTACCTAAGGTATTGACCATTATTGAGACTGGGTCTGTTACGCCAATAGCATAGGCCAGCTGGATCTCGCACTTACTGGCCAGTTTCGCCGCCACAATGTTCTTGGCAATATAGCGCGCCATATAAGAGGCTGAACGGTCAACCTTGCTGGGATCTTTGCCCGAGAAACATCCTCCTCCGTGAGAACCAACCCCGCCATAAGTATCAATAATAATCTTTCTGCCGGTAAGGCCCGTATCGCCCTGAGGCCCGCCGACCTCAAATCTTCCAGTGGCGTTAATGAAAAACTTTGTATTTTTATCGATCAGCTTGCAGGAAGTTCCTTTATTTATCACTAAATTTTTCAGGTCATGCCTTAGATCTTCGATTTTTACTTTAGGGCTATGCTGGGCAGCTATTACAATCGTTTCAATTCTCTTTGGCCGTCCGTCATGATATTCCACTGTCACCTGTGTCTTGCCGTCAGGCCTCAAATAATCAACCTTTTTTTCTTTTCTCACCTGGCTTAATCTTCTGGCTAGTTTATGGGCAAGCATTATAGGAAGAGGCATTAACTCCGGCGTTTCATCAGTAGCATAGCCAAACATCATCCCCTGGTCTCCCGCCCCGCCAATATCTACCCCTAGCGCTATATCCGGGGATTGTTCCTGAATAGCAGTTATAACTCCGCAGGTCAAATAATCAAAACCATAGGCAGCTTTGGTATAACCTATTTCCTTTATGGTTTGCCTGACTATCTTGGGAACTTCCACATAGCAAGAAGTAGTAATCTCTCCGGCAACAAAGGCAAGACCGGTAGTAACCACAGTTTCACAAGCTACTCTGCCATTGGGATCTTTGGAAAATATGTCGTCTAAAACCGCATCGGATATCTGATCTGCGATTTTGTCGGGATGACCCTCGGTAATTGATTCAGAAGTAAAAAAATACTTATGCTTAAGCATCTGCCTTCCTTTCATATTTTTTTGATGCCCGGTGATAGGAAGCAATATCGCCTATATCATACCATTCCCCTTTAAAAACAAAACCATAAGTAGGCTTTTTGCGGCAAAGCCAATCTATGTAATAACCCGGGGCATCGGGATTGTTACCCTCATCAAGATATTCAGGAACCAACTTCAGAGTTTCCTGAGGCAAAAAATATAGGCAGATAGCAACCAAGGTGCTGCTTGGATAGCGAGGCTTCTCTTGAAAATCAACCACTTTTTTATCCTGGCTTAAAGCAACCATGCCATATTTTTTGACTGCTTCTAAATCTCCAATATCGTACAGGCCGATAGAAGGTGAAGGCTTTTTGGAAAATGCGGCCTCGATAAATCCATCCAGAGAGAAATCAAAAAGATTATCTCCGGCTATTATCAAAAGATCATCGTTAATCTGGGCATTCTTAATGACGAAATTTATATCGCCTACCGCACCCAATTTATCGTCATTGGTTGTCGTGCCGTCGTTCATTATCCTGATCTTTTTTTGAAACGATAAATTTTTCGACCAATCAGTAAAATGACCCGCAAATTTATGGTTGGTGACCACCAGGACCTCATCTATTGACTTGATCTTTTCTATGTTAGCGAGGATGTATTCCACTATCGGCTTGCGACAAACAGGTAAAAGCGGCTTTGGCCTGTTTTTAGTCAATGGATAAAGCCTGACTGCATATCCAGCAGCCATTATCAGTGCCTTCATAACCACCTCTCTTTGCTAAACTGTTAAATGGTTAAATTGCTAAATGGCTAAATTGTTAAGCTAACAATCTATTTCTATTTATTTCTATATGCCTCTTCTATGAAGTATCAATTTAACAATTTAACAGTTTAACCATTTAGTAGTCTAGGACGCCAGTTTCTTTTTCAGGTATGTTATTCTATCCACCGGAGTCGGATCAATTTTATTTAATATCGCCAGATAAAAGCTGACGAAATCACCAATATAAATCAAAGAAAAAATCCTAGCGAGTAGTTCCTCTCCTTCTGAGAAAATCTCAATAATCTTACCAGCCTTTTCTTTGAGAATTGACATGGTTATATCCATTCTTTTAGCAATTCTGGGATGATCGTGTTTGTCGCGAAGGCAGATAACCACAAAATCCTTAAGCAGTTTTTGAGGAAACTCCCACCCCACTATCTCGTTATGGGTCAACTCCGGAAAAACGTGATTTGAAGAAAGGGTTTTACCGTTCTCCGCTAACTGTGTCCGCCACCGATAGCTTACCACATCAAAAAAATCATTCGCGGCATAAATCAAAGGGATTTTACCGTAAATATCCAAGGCTATTTGTTTGGCCTGATTAATTTCGGTTTTGGCCTCAGGGCTTAATTTTTCTTTTAACCGGGATAAAACAGCAACGGCATTTTTAATCTGGAAAGACTGTTCATTTATTATGCCAAGCTTTGAAAGCGCTATCAGGCCAGGGAAAAACGAGTAACCCAAAGCAGCCCTGGGAGGCAGCCCCTGAGGTATCGTAACCAAAGGGATTTCTGCTTTACCGGCCAGTACCGCCAGCTTCCCGCCTGAAGTAACAGTTATTAACCTGGCTTTTCTTGTTAGTCCCTCCTGGAACGCCTGAAGTGTTTCTTCGGTATTCCCAGAATAACTACAGATGAATACCAGGGATGAAGAATCGACAAATTCCGGAAGGCTGTAATTTCTATTAATGACTACCGGAACTTTTGCCTGTCCTGCCAGATAAGACCGGATCAAATCGCCGCCTATTGCCGAACCGCCAAGGCCTGAAAAAACAATATTTTTGATTTCCCGGTAAATAGGCGGAAAAGTCCCTTTTTTTCCTATTTCCTCTGCCCTCAGGCACTGCTGGGGAAAATCGAGTAACAGCTGTTTAAAATTTGTTCTATCGATCTGAATTATTTCTTGAAGATTATCTAAGTCAATTTTCATAACCTGGTTACCTTTCTAATCCTTTCTGTAGCAAATTTTTTTACTTCCTTAGCAGACGACAGGTTAAGAGCGTGGCTGGCTATGCTCTTTGCTTCTTTTAATCTTATTGATCTGATCATCTTCTTTATTTTCGGAAGGACTATAGAGCTGGTACTGATTTCATCTAACCCTAATCCTAAAAGAAGAACAGCCAGGACCGGATCGCTGCCCATTTCACCGCAGAGCCCTACCCAGATACCTGATTTATGACCGGTATCGATAATGTGCTTAATAATTCTTAAAATAGCCGGATGTGCTGGTTCGTAAAGATAGGCTATCTTTTCATTAGCCCTATCTACTGCCAGACAGTACTGGATTAGATCATTGGTTCCGATAGAGAAAAAATCTGCTTCCTTGGCCAATATATCACAAATCAAAGCGGCAGATGGAGTCTCAATCATTGCGCCCACTTCCATTTTTTCATCGAACGGAGTTTTTGTCTTCTTAAGGCCTTTTTTTACCTCTTTCAGGATATTATTGGCTGCCTTAAGCTCTTCCGAACCGGAAATCATAGGATACATGATCTTTAGCTTTCCATATGCACTTGCCCTAAGTATTGCCCGCAGCTGGGTCTTAAATATATCCGGCCTGGCCAGGCAAAACCTGATTGCCCGCCAGCCCAAAAAAGGATTTATCTCCCGGGGAACATGCAGTTGCGACAAAAATTTATCCCCGCCTAAGTCTAATGTCCGGATAATGGCTGAATAAGGAGCGATTGCCTGGGCTACCTGACGATAGGATTGGTATTGTTCCTCTTCGTCAGGTAAATCCTGCCGATTCATATAAAAAAATTCTGTTCGGTATAGCCCTATTCCCCTGGCCCCGTGAGCGATTACCGAAGGAACTTCCATTGGCAGCTCTATATTGGCGACTAATTCTATCTTGTGTTTGTCCAGGGTTTCGGCAAAAAGCTCTTTTAATTTATCAAGCTCCTCCAGGGATCTTTCAAAGTTTCTTTTCTTTTCCTGATACTTTTGAATAGTTGCCGGATCCGGATTTATAATCACATTCCCCTGATCGCCGTCGATAATTATAGTGTCGCCAGATTTAACCTGACGGCTTACGGTACCAAGCCCTACCACTGCCGGGATCTCCAGCGCCCTGGCCATAATGGCAGTATGTGAAGTCTTTCCGCCGATATCTGTAATAAACCCGATGACTTTCTCTTTGTGCATCAATGCGGTATCTGAAGGAGAAAGGTCATGATCCACCACAATAACTTCCTCTTTCAGATTAGCCAGCGTCTGCCTTTTTCTATCCAGCAGCTTCCTCATTACCCGCTTGCCGACATCTTCAACATCGCTAACCCGCTCCCTTAAGTATTCATCATCTATTTCAGAAAAGATTTGAATATATTTTTTAAAGATTTCATTAAATATGTACTCTACGTTCAGCTTCTGTTTTTTTAATTTATCAATTATCTCTTCGATCAAGATCCTGTCCTCAAGGATCAGAAGATGGGCATTAAATATATTGCTATGTTCCATTCCTATCTCCTGGCTGATTCTTTTTTGAATGCCCAATACTTCAAACCTTGCCTGGGCCATGGCCTCTTCAAACCTGGCAATTTCTTTAGACACTTCTTCTTCTTTGATCCGTCTTCTGGGTATAGCGATATCTTCGCTATCAAGCAAAAAAACCTTTCCAATAACTATACCCGGAGAAGCTCCGATTCCTTTTAACATTCGTCGCCTTGCTCCTTATTTAAATTGCTATATTGCCAAATTGTTAAACTGATAAACTGCTAAACTGTTAAAACTGAAAATTTGCCTTCTAAATTCTGAAACACAAATTTTTTCACATCAATCTACAATAAAATGTTTTTTCAGATATTCTCAATTTAACCATTTAGCAATTTAACAATTTAGCCATTTAATCATTTAGTCTAACTATAAGTCACTCCTCAGGAAGGTCGCTCAGAAGCAACTGTTCCAGTTTTTGCACCGCGTCCCGGGCATCTGATCCTTTTGCCCTGATGAAAATCCGGCTGCCTTTACCAGCAGCCAGCATTAAGATACCCATAATAGATTTTCCGTTTACCTCTTGCTTTCCCTTTTTAATCATAATCTCACAATCAAATTTATTCGCCAGCTGGACAAACAAGGCAGCAGGCCTGGCATGTAATCCAAGTTTGTTTTTAATGGTTAATTTTTTCTCTACCAACATTTCTTTTCCTGAGCCTTTTATTTTTAACTAACAAATCTACGATAACCCTGGCTAATTTTTGGGAATCGTGCCTGATAAAATCAGTAGTGCTTATTATCTCGCCTTCAATAACCAGACAATCTCTTTTTCTGATTTGGCTGTTGTCGACCTTAACCGGCTCAGCGCCTTCCTGTTTATATTTGGTTAATAGCTCCGGAGGAATCCTGCCGGTATTGACCAGGCAATACTCAACTATACCATCCTGGGTATGTTTGATCAGGGCGTTTAAATGGTCATAGGCAGTATAGTTCTCTGTCTCTCCGGCCTCGGTCATTATATTGCAAACATAGACCTTTACGGCCCGGCTATCGGAAACCGCCTTCAGGATCCCCTTGATTAATAGATTTGGCATTACGCTGGTATATAAGCTTCCCGGCCCTAAAACTATCAAGTCTGCCTGGTTAATTGCATTGATCGCTTCATCCGGAGGACTGCAATCTGCGGGCTGTAAATAAACTTGTTTAATCGGCTTCCCGGGCTTAGGAATCTGGGCCTCACCCCGGCCTAAACTTCCGTCATTATACTCAGCCACTAATGTTACTTTCTCTAAAGTAGAGGGCATTACCCGGCCTCTTATTGCCAGGACTTCGCTTGATTCTTTGATCGCTTTTTCGAAGTCACCGGTGATCTTGGAAAGAGCAGTGATAAATAGATTTCCGAAATTATGGCCGGTCAGGCCTTCACCTTCTTTAAAGCGGTACTGAAATAACTTACCCATCAATGGCTCGGTATCTGCCAGAGCAACCAAACAGTTTCTGATATCTCCCGGCGGAAGCTCATCAAGTTCAGACCTGATCCTTCCGGAACTGCCTCCGCTATCGGCTACCGTAACAATAGCAGTAATATTGCTGGTGTATTCTTTAAGACCGCGCAGCAAGGTAGACAAGCCCGTCCCCCCTCCGATTACCGTTATCTTGGCTCCAGCGGCTAATTTATTCTTACGATAAATAAGATCAACCAGCTC
The DNA window shown above is from Candidatus Omnitrophota bacterium and carries:
- the pfkA gene encoding 6-phosphofructokinase translates to MKRIAVLTSGGDCAGMNACIRSVVRCGIFKGLEVFGVFRGYGGLINGGIKQLKLNSVSNIIGRGGTFLKTARSAEFMNEQGQKKAVDTLKKNKIDGLITVGGEGTFKGAHILNTKWHVPTIGIPATIDNDINGTDYSIGSDTAVNIALEAIDKIRDTATSLERIFVVEVMGRKEGYIAIRVGLSGGAEDVLIPATEYDTDKMCRDITIGRKRGKVSWIIIVAEGIAKGSDIAELIEQETGYETRATTLGHVQRGGSPTAFDRILAARLGMGAVEALIDKETDKMAAMVNDQVKIVPLDSPIYQLKKQRALDRELYKLIKVLAA
- the ahcY gene encoding adenosylhomocysteinase; the protein is MNNYDIKDIKLAKKGSLRIQWAVSQMPVLELIKKRFKKEKPLKDTKIACCLHVTTETANLAITLKAGGARVVLCASNPLSTQDDVTACLVKDWQIPVFAIRGESPKTYYSHIDSLLKIKPDITMDDGADLISTIHKNYQSSTADYQLPIGGTEETTTGVIRLRSLERENKLLFAVIAVNDAATKHLFDNRYGTGQSTIDGILRATNILIAGRIFVVCGYGWCGRGVAMRAKGMGANVVVTETDPLRALEAIMDGYRVLPITNAAKIGDIFVTLTGDLKVIREKHFKLMKDGAIVANAGHFNVEIDIEGLEKISKRKRIIRNFIHEYILKSGKKINLLGEGRLINLVSAEGHPASVMDMSFANQALSAEFIKKKGSKLSPRVYRVPEKIDSEIARLKLKAMGTKIDTLTEEQKKYLSSWEIGT
- the metK gene encoding methionine adenosyltransferase, with product MLKHKYFFTSESITEGHPDKIADQISDAVLDDIFSKDPNGRVACETVVTTGLAFVAGEITTSCYVEVPKIVRQTIKEIGYTKAAYGFDYLTCGVITAIQEQSPDIALGVDIGGAGDQGMMFGYATDETPELMPLPIMLAHKLARRLSQVRKEKKVDYLRPDGKTQVTVEYHDGRPKRIETIVIAAQHSPKVKIEDLRHDLKNLVINKGTSCKLIDKNTKFFINATGRFEVGGPQGDTGLTGRKIIIDTYGGVGSHGGGCFSGKDPSKVDRSASYMARYIAKNIVAAKLASKCEIQLAYAIGVTDPVSIMVNTLGTGKISEAKIKKLIWDNFDLTPRGIIKDLKLRRPIYKKTACYGHFGRLEEGFTWEETDKAGILAKAA
- a CDS encoding nucleotidyltransferase family protein; translation: MKALIMAAGYAVRLYPLTKNRPKPLLPVCRKPIVEYILANIEKIKSIDEVLVVTNHKFAGHFTDWSKNLSFQKKIRIMNDGTTTNDDKLGAVGDINFVIKNAQINDDLLIIAGDNLFDFSLDGFIEAAFSKKPSPSIGLYDIGDLEAVKKYGMVALSQDKKVVDFQEKPRYPSSTLVAICLYFLPQETLKLVPEYLDEGNNPDAPGYYIDWLCRKKPTYGFVFKGEWYDIGDIASYHRASKKYERKADA
- a CDS encoding bifunctional phosphoglucose/phosphomannose isomerase is translated as MKIDLDNLQEIIQIDRTNFKQLLLDFPQQCLRAEEIGKKGTFPPIYREIKNIVFSGLGGSAIGGDLIRSYLAGQAKVPVVINRNYSLPEFVDSSSLVFICSYSGNTEETLQAFQEGLTRKARLITVTSGGKLAVLAGKAEIPLVTIPQGLPPRAALGYSFFPGLIALSKLGIINEQSFQIKNAVAVLSRLKEKLSPEAKTEINQAKQIALDIYGKIPLIYAANDFFDVVSYRWRTQLAENGKTLSSNHVFPELTHNEIVGWEFPQKLLKDFVVICLRDKHDHPRIAKRMDITMSILKEKAGKIIEIFSEGEELLARIFSLIYIGDFVSFYLAILNKIDPTPVDRITYLKKKLAS
- the ptsP gene encoding phosphoenolpyruvate--protein phosphotransferase: MLKGIGASPGIVIGKVFLLDSEDIAIPRRRIKEEEVSKEIARFEEAMAQARFEVLGIQKRISQEIGMEHSNIFNAHLLILEDRILIEEIIDKLKKQKLNVEYIFNEIFKKYIQIFSEIDDEYLRERVSDVEDVGKRVMRKLLDRKRQTLANLKEEVIVVDHDLSPSDTALMHKEKVIGFITDIGGKTSHTAIMARALEIPAVVGLGTVSRQVKSGDTIIIDGDQGNVIINPDPATIQKYQEKKRNFERSLEELDKLKELFAETLDKHKIELVANIELPMEVPSVIAHGARGIGLYRTEFFYMNRQDLPDEEEQYQSYRQVAQAIAPYSAIIRTLDLGGDKFLSQLHVPREINPFLGWRAIRFCLARPDIFKTQLRAILRASAYGKLKIMYPMISGSEELKAANNILKEVKKGLKKTKTPFDEKMEVGAMIETPSAALICDILAKEADFFSIGTNDLIQYCLAVDRANEKIAYLYEPAHPAILRIIKHIIDTGHKSGIWVGLCGEMGSDPVLAVLLLGLGLDEISTSSIVLPKIKKMIRSIRLKEAKSIASHALNLSSAKEVKKFATERIRKVTRL
- a CDS encoding HPr family phosphocarrier protein; protein product: MLVEKKLTIKNKLGLHARPAALFVQLANKFDCEIMIKKGKQEVNGKSIMGILMLAAGKGSRIFIRAKGSDARDAVQKLEQLLLSDLPEE
- a CDS encoding YvcK family protein codes for the protein MKILKWLSPGMKIKRYVFQFIGGIVLLIMGIMLCAMKGQVQPEAAKVVVYSGSILIIMGIYFVIRGIRKMVKSLVSILLPQKKGELVDLIYRKNKLAAGAKITVIGGGTGLSTLLRGLKEYTSNITAIVTVADSGGSSGRIRSELDELPPGDIRNCLVALADTEPLMGKLFQYRFKEGEGLTGHNFGNLFITALSKITGDFEKAIKESSEVLAIRGRVMPSTLEKVTLVAEYNDGSLGRGEAQIPKPGKPIKQVYLQPADCSPPDEAINAINQADLIVLGPGSLYTSVMPNLLIKGILKAVSDSRAVKVYVCNIMTEAGETENYTAYDHLNALIKHTQDGIVEYCLVNTGRIPPELLTKYKQEGAEPVKVDNSQIRKRDCLVIEGEIISTTDFIRHDSQKLARVIVDLLVKNKRLRKRNVGREKINH